A section of the Thunnus albacares chromosome 6, fThuAlb1.1, whole genome shotgun sequence genome encodes:
- the dhx34 gene encoding probable ATP-dependent RNA helicase DHX34 → MSSGRSRDRRWDWDSPQCRAQLDEIFFRRHDYIQAGSPEHKEFWAFFDRFQRFKTKRDMSGCGASRKDNREEGKDRRKSGTGKVDLDLPKEYDARYRINVSVCTRDIEERLGKSGQSSSGPGSQETSDCRLALLHFLDFSQRQSFGKLAKLRREQKNLPIFQYRSRVVDLVRRHPVVVVAGDTGCGKSTQVPQYLLSAGFNNIACTQPRRIACISLAKRVSFESLNQYGSKVGYQIRFETTRTTATKLLFLTEGLLLRQIQQDGTLAQYDVVIVDEVHERHLHCDFLLGVLRSLLANRPDLRLILMSATINIKLFSDYFNGAPVLQVPGRLFPIQVIYQPIPPEEQSSRSEKMDPRPYLRILQGIDQRYPPEERGDLLLFLSGVAEISTIQEACQIYATHTRRWIVLPLHSTLSLAQQDKVFDVAPPGVRKCIISTNIAETSVTIDGVRFVVDSGKVKEMSFDPKAKMQRLQEFWISRASSEQRKGRAGRTGPGVCYRLYAESDYDAFAPYPVPEIHRVALDSLILQMKSMSLGDPLSFVFIDPPPAASIQAAVTYLKEQGALDSRGELTSIGSLLAQLPVDVVIGKMLVLGSLFNLVEPVLTVAAALSVQSPFLRNSQHNPDCATACQPLHSNQGDPFTLLNTFNAWVEVKGDRGGGSRKWCRRRGLEEQRLYEMVNLRRQFRDLLKSHGLMEPEHSAPSGGDREQRRERLTERRKLHQLKRDHEQLEGSRRKVLRLEGGQDGELSSGSDTEEAGKGRKDKEGSGQNMDIQEVKFKLRHNVSELQEAVNVSQDMSSRQQALLKLLLCRGLYPQLALPDEHNSNRKDSDQVFHTRNKQGVVIHPTSVFANDPEVLHVPEDDIREMGPDRRDSSRHQLLAFVTLLETNKPYLSNCVRVPALQALLLVANSVDSNADCTRLVVDGWLELELREPEGALKVLSTALTLRAEWERLLLAQLGQSPAGEEPTVQGVSRRVMEKLSENLVRFLLYTEISYSLRRLTAFQTQNLYIGPQSESELSQTKTPDLNPLFPGVEAKPDPIKGGLRVTSFFTYNCLADSKDLYSECLRTFWTCPNCDLYMPLTPLERMQHEASCRPAGEQQQQQEKEPEGEKASSSVSSLTRVYHCDVCNEDLKLTSTEILKHKRQHMC, encoded by the exons ATGAGCTCAGGCCGGAGCAGAGACCGGAGATGGGACTGGGACAGCCCGCAGTGCCGAGCCCAGCTGGACGAGATCTTTTTCCGCAGGCATGACTACATTCAGGCTGGCAGCCCGGAACACAAAGAGTTCTGGGCTTTCTTTGACCGTTTCCAGAGGTtcaagacaaagagagacatgTCTGGATGTGGAGCCAGTCGAAAAGACAACAGAGAAGAAGGGAAAGACAGGAGGAAGTCCGGTACTGGAAAGGTGGATCTTGACCTTCCTAAAGAGTACGATGCTCGGTACCGGAtcaatgtctctgtgtgtaccAGGGACATCGAGGAGCGCCTGGGGAAGTCAGGTCAGAGCTCCTCTGGTCCAGGTTCTCAGGAGACCTCAGACTGCCGCCTGGCTCTCCTGCACTTCCTGGACTTCAGCCAGAGACAGAGTTTCGGTAAATTGGCCAAGCTTCGACGGGAGCAGAAGAATCTGCCCATCTTCCAGTACCGCAGCCGGGTAGTGGATCTGGTGCGACGCCACCCTGTGGTTGTGGTGGCAGGGGACACGGGCTGTGGGAAATCCACCCAAGTGCCTCAGTATCTACTCTCTGCTGGTTTCAACAACATCGCCTGCACGCAGCCTCGGCGCATCGCATGTATATCCCTCGCAAAGAGGGTCAGCTTTGAGAGTCTCAATCAGTACGGCTCAAAG GTAGGGTACCAGATACGTTTTGAGACCACCCGGACCACAGCCACCAAACTACTGTTTCTGACTGAGGGGCTCCTGCTCCGGCAGATTCAGCAGGACGGGACGCTGGCTCAATACGACGTGGTGATCGTGGACGAGGTCCATGAGAGGCACCTCCACTGTGACTTCCTTCTTGGTGTCCTGCGTTCTCTGCTGGCCAACCGCCCAGACCTGCGTCTCATCCTTATGTCAGCCACCATCAACATCAAACTCTTCTCTGACTATTTCAATGGTGCCCCTGTGCTGCAGGTACCAGGCAGGCTGTTTCCTATACAG GTGATATATCAGCCCATCCCTCCTGAGGAGCAGTCCTCACGTTCAGAGAAGATGGATCCCAGACCGTACCTGCGCATCCTGCAGGGCATCGACCAGCGTTACCCCCCAGAAGAGCGCGGGGACCTGCTCCTCTTTCTCAGCGGTGTGGCGGAAATCTCCACCATCCAGGAGGCCTGTCAGATTtatgccacacacacacgtcgtTGGATAGTCTTACCGCTGCACAGCACCCTTTCACTGGCCCAGCAGGATAAG GTGTTTGACGTTGCTCCTCCCGGAGTGAGAAAGTGCATCATCTCTACAAATATTGCTGAGACCTCAGTTACAATAGATGGAGTACGCTTTGTTGTCGACTCAG GAAAGGTAAAGGAAATGAGTTTTGATCCGAAAGCCAAGATGCAACGTCTGCAGGAGTTCTGGATCAGCCGAGCCAGCTCTGAGCAGAGGAAAGGTCGAGCCGGTCGTACAGGTCCAGGAGTGTGTTACCGCCTCTACGCTGAGTCTGACTACGACGCCTTCGCACCTTATCCTGTGCCTGAAATCCACAGGGTGGCTCTGGATTCCCTCATCCTTCAG ATGAAGAGCATGAGTCTTGGAGATCCactttcttttgtcttcattgATCCACCTCCAGCTGCTAGTATCCAGGCTGCAGTTACTTATCTGAAAGAGCAGGGAGCACTAGACAGTCGTGGTGAACTGACCTCTATTGGGAGTTTGCTGGCTCAGCTGCCTGTAGACGTAGTCATAG GGAAGATGCTGGTGCTGGGTTCTTTGTTTAACCTGGTGGAGCCAGTGTTGACAGTGGCAGCAGCTCTCAGTGTTCAGTCACCTTTCCTGCGCAACTCACAGCACAACCCAGACTGTGCAACTGCCTGCCAACCCCTGCACAGCAACCAGGGAGACCCCTTCACCCTGCTCAACACCTTCAATGCCTGGGTGGAG GTGAAGGGAGACAGAGGTGGCGGCTCAAGGAAGTGGTGCCGGAGGAGAGGTTTGGAGGAACAGCGACTCTATGAGATGGTCAACCTACGCAGACAGTTCAGG GACCTGTTGAAGAGCCATGGCCTGATGGAACCAGAGCACAGCGCTCCCTCCGGTGGTGACCGTGAGCAGCGCAGGGAGAGGCTGACGGAGAGGAGGAAGCTGCATCAGCTGAAGAGAGATCACGAGCAGCTGGAGGGCAGCAGACGTAAAGTGCTGAGGCTGGAAGGAGGCCAGGATGGAGAGTTGTCATCAGGATCAGACACAGAGGAAGCAGGCAAAGGCAGGAAGGACAAGGAGGGATCAGGACAGAACATGGACATACAG GAGGTGAAGTTCAAGTTGCGTCACAACGTGTCAGAGCTGCAGGAGGCGGTCAACGTCAGTCAGGACATGTCCTCCCGCCAGCAGGCTCTGCTTAAGCTGCTGCTTTGCCGAGGCCTCTACCCTCAGCTGGCTCTGCCTGATGAGCACAACTCCAACCGCAAGGACTCTGACCAG GTGTTTCACACAAGGAATAAGCAGGGAGTGGTGATCCACCCGACCAGTGTGTTTGCCAATGACCCGGAGGTATTACATGTGCCTGAGGATGACATCAGAGAGATGG GGCCCGATAGAAGGGACAGCAGCAGACACCAGCTGCTAGCCTTTGTCACTCTGCTGGAGACCAACAAGCCGTATTTGTCCAACTGTGTGCGGGTTCCAGCGCTGCAA GCTCTGCTGCTGGTAGCAAACTCTGTGGACAGTAACGCTGACTGTACGCGTCTGGTGGTGGACGGGtggctggagctggagctgaggGAGCCAGAGGGGGCCCTGAAGGTCCTGTCCACAGCTCTGACACTCAGGGCTGAGTGGGAGCGCCTCCTGCTGGCCCAGCTGGGGCAGAGCCCCGCGGGAGAAGAACCAACAGTTCAGGGGGTGTCCCGCAGAGTCATGGAGAAGCTGAGCGAAAACTTGGTCCGCTTCCTGCTCTACACTGAG ATCAGTTACAGTCTGCGGCGACTCACAGCTTTCCAGACCCAGAACCTGTACATCGGCCCTCAGTCTGAGTCGGAGCTGTCTCAAACCAAAACTCCAGATCTAAACCCGCTGTTTCCAGGAGTGGAGGCCAAGCCGGACCCTATTAAAGGAGGCCTACGTGTCACCAGTTTCTTTACCTACAACTGTCTGGCG GACTCAAAGGATCTCTATAGTGAGTGTTTACGCACCTTCTGGACCTGTCCTAACTGTGACCTCTACATGCCTCTAACTCCACTGGAACGCATGCAGCACGAGGCCTCCTGCAGGCCAGCaggagaacagcagcagcagcaggagaaag AGCCAGAAGGTGAAAAGGCCTCCTCGTCTGTGTCCAGTCTGACCAGAGTTTATCACTGTGACGTCTGTAACGAAGACCTGAAGCTCACCTCTACTGAGATCCTCAAACACAAAAGGCAGCACATGTGCTAA
- the st14a gene encoding ST14 transmembrane serine protease matriptase a — translation MDYMDSGLRYTPKSDKDWDTAVQFLPASDNKKLEKKKGPGKVGAVIGVVIFAAVIALMTGLLVWHFHFRKDVRVKKMYSGSMRITNQVFENSYENSNSSEFKALAKQVTSQLKAIYTKSPQLAKYYVGSTVQAFSEGSVIAYYLSEFRVPVGQESSVDSAMSAIDKLVDKEQRSVYRPGNSLVLEDVVSSALDARMLSTSFSRFLKYSEHTRPSQLGQIESPGFPNEPYPPNTFIQWQLRADPNYVIKLDFDTMNLEENCKNDFVKIYDSLVAIESRVMEEMCGYYSPSEPLTFLSSRNVMLVTMATNDKKNYPGFRAQISQVKRGSIATSCGGQLTGNNGEFMSPNFPNYYPPQTLCQWTIQVPADKAVKLTFKKFLLSEPGQENHKDCRKDYVQINGKKICGEKPDGSVTETSNTNTMTVVFYSDASYVDRGFKAVFEAIDVKNPCPKQFQCNNQRCIKSELKCDGWNDCGDMSDELNCKCSPKDISCKNGLCKPMFWKCDGVNDCGDGTDELNCGGCKSGQLTCKNGKCVSEKTHCDGRDDCGDGSDELECPRGSDVRCTELTYRCKNNKCISKVNPECDGTSDCEDGSDEANCDCGRSMFKTSRIVGGQDAEEGEFPWQVSLHVKEYGHVCGASIISPRWLVTAAHCVQDDGRTRFSQPGTWEAYLGLHTQRNTGSKVVKRNLKQIIPHPNYNAYTFDNDIALMELDSPVTYSDYIRPICLPAAQHDFPTGNTVWITGWGATREGGFAATVLQKAQVRIINHSVCNDLMGGQITSRMLCAGVLSGGVDACQGDSGGPLSSPAKGRTFLAGVVSWGDGCARRNKPGIYTTVTKFRGWVKEKTGV, via the exons ATGGACTACATGGACAGTGGACTGAGATACACCCCAAAGTCG GACAAAGACTGGGACACCGCTGTCCAGTTCCTGCCAGCCTCGGATAATAAAAAACTCGAGAAGAAAAAGGGTCCGGGGAAAGTCGGGGCTGTGATCGGTGTGGTGAtctttgctgctgttattgCGCTTATGACCGGACTGCTGGTCTGGCATTTCCACT TCCGTAAAGATGTTCGGGTCAAGAAGATGTACAGCGGCTCCATGCGGATCACCAACCAGGTTTTTGAAAACAGCTATGAGAACTCCAACAGCTCCGAGTTCAAGGCGCTGGCGAAGCAGGTGACTTCACAG cTTAAAGCCATCTATACCAAGAGTCCGCAGTTGGCCAAATACTATGTTGGTTCTACAGTTCAGGCTTTCAG TGAAGGCAGCGTCATCGCCTACTACCTGTCTGAGTTCAGAGTCCCTGTAGGCCAAGAGTCGTCCGTTGACAGCGCCATGTCTGCAATCGACAAGCTAGTGGACAAAGAGCAGCGTAGCGTATACAGACCTGGCAACTCTCTGGTCCTCGAAGATGTGGTTTCCTCAG CACTTGATGCCCGCATGCTTTCAACGTCATTCAGCA gaTTTCTGAAGTATTCAGAACATACAAGGCCGAGTCAGCTCGGGCAGATAGAGTCCCCCGGCTTCCCCAACGAACCTTATCCCCCCAACACATTCATCCAGTGGCAGCTGAGAGCTGACCCCAACTATGTCATCAAGCTTGACTTTGATACGATGAACCTGGAAGAAAACTGCAAGAATGACTTTGTCAAGATCTACGACTCCCTGGTGGCCATTGAGAGCCGAGTCATGGAAGA GATGTGTGGATACTACTCACCCAGTGAACCACTGACCTTTCTGTCTTCTCGCAATGTCATGCTGGTGACAATGGCTACAAATGACAAGAAGAACTACCCAGGTTTTAGAGCACAAATCTCACAAGTTAAGCGTGGAAGTATAG ctaCATCATGCGGCGGCCAGCTGACAGGCAATAATGGCGAGTTCATGTCTCCTAACTTCCCAAATTACTATCCACCTCAAACTTTATGTCAGTGGACTATCCAG GTCCCCGCTGATAAGGCAGTGAAGTTGACGTTCAAAAAGTTCCTCTTGTCTGAGCCCGGACAGGAAAACCATAAGGATTGTCGCAAAGACTATGTGCAGATCAACGGAAAAAA AATATGCGGAGAAAAGCCAGATGGATCAGTGACAGAAACCAGTAACACCAACACAATGACTGTGGTGTTCTACTCTGATGCCTCCTATGTGGACCGAGGTTTTAAGGCTGTGTTTGAGGCCATAGATGTCAAAAACC CTTGTCCGAAGCAGTTCCAGTGCAACAACCAGCGCTGTATTAAGTCTGAGCTCAAGTGTGATGGTTGGAACGACTGTGGAGACATGAGTGACGAGTTAAACTGCA AGTGCAGCCCAAAAGACATCAGTTGTAAAAATGGGTTGTGTAAGCCCATGTTCTGGAAGTGTGACGGCGTCAATGACTGTGGAGACGGCACAGATGAGCTGAATTGTG GTGGTTGTAAATCTGGACAGCTAACGTGTAAGAATGGCAAATGTGTTTCCGAGAAGACTCACTGTGACGGCAGAGACGACTGCGGGGATGGGTCAGATGAGCTCGAATGTCCACGTG GCTCTGATGTGAGATGCACCGAGCTTACATATagatgtaaaaacaataaatgcatCAGTAAAGTAAACCCAGAATGTGACGGGACATCTGACTGTGAAGATGGATCTGATGAGGCAAACTGCG acTGCGGGAGGAGTATGTTTAAGACGTCACGAATTGTCGGCGGTCAGGATGCGGAAGAAGGGGAGTTCCCCTGGCAAGTCAGCCTCCATGTCAAAGAATACGGTCACGTGTGCGGAGCATCCATCATCAGTCCGCGCTGGCTGGTCACTGCGGCCCACTGTGTGCAGGATGACGGCAGGACGAG ATTCTCTCAGCCCGGCACTTGGGAAGCTTACCTCGGCCTTCACACCCAGCGAAATACTGGAAGTAAAGTGGTGAAGAGGAACCTGAAGCAGATCATACCCCATCCTAACTACAACGCATACACATTTGACAACGATATCGCCCTGATGGAGCTGGACAGTCCCGTCACGTACTCCGATTACATTAGGCCCATTTGCTTACCAGCTGCCCAACACGATTTTCCAACTGGCAACACTGTGTGGATCACGGGATGGGGCGCCACTCGGGAGGGAG GATTTGCTGCAACAGTGCTCCAAAAGGCGCAGGTCCGTATCATCAACCACTCTGTGTGTAATGATCTGATGGGAGGGCAGATCACATCGAGGATGTTGTGTGCTGGAGTGCTGAGCGGAGGAGTCGATGCTTGTCAG GGGGACTCTGGTGGTCCTCTGTCCAGTCCAGCCAAAGGTCGTACGTTCCTCGCAGGAGTGGTCAGTTGGGGTGACGGCTGCGCCCGCAGAAACAAACCTGGCATCTACACAACAGTCACCAAATTCCGTGGCTGGGTCAAAGAAAAGACAGGAGTGTAG